In one Nicotiana tomentosiformis chromosome 6, ASM39032v3, whole genome shotgun sequence genomic region, the following are encoded:
- the LOC138893240 gene encoding very-long-chain aldehyde decarbonylase CER3-like: MTSALHVPYMFRSFSSTPFSTKLFLIPLLPLSFLAMLVMWLYSKPFLNTFYYLRGYLHQTWVVPRFGFQYFLPFAAQGINKQIEQAILRADRLGVKVISLAALNKNEALNGGGTLFVNKHPNLRVRVVHGNTLTAAVILKEIPKDITEVFLTGATSKLGRAIALYLCTRQVRVLMLTSSTERFLKIQKEAPSEYQKYLVQVTKYQAAKNCKTWIVGKWITPSEQNFAPTAAHFHQFVVPPVFPFRSDCTYGDLAAMRLPLDVQGLGSCEYTMERGVVHACHAGGVVHSLEGWTHHEVGAIDVHRIDLVWEAALKHGLKPVSSFRQID, from the exons ATGACATCGGCATTGCATGTACCCTATATGTTCAGATCATTCAGTTCAACTCCTTTCAGCACAAAGCTCTTCTTAATACCATTATTGCCTCTTTCTTTCCTTGCCATGCTTGTAATGTGGCTCTACTCCAAGCCCTTTTTGAACACTTTTTACTACCTCAGAGGCTACTTACACCAAACTTGGGTCGTCCCTCGCTTTGGTTTCCAG TATTTCTTGCCATTTGCAGCACAAGGCATTAATAAACAAATAGAGCAAGCAATTCTTAGGGCTGATAGATTGGGTGTCAAAGTCATCAGCCTTGCTGCATTAAACAAG AACGAGGCACTAAATGGAGGAGGGACACTATTTGTGAACAAGCATCCTAACCTTAGAGTAAGAGTCGTACATGGGAATACCTTAACTGCAGCTGTTATCCTTAAAGAAATTCCAAAGGACATCACTGAGGTTTTCTTAACTGGAGCCACCTCTAAACTTGGACGAGCTATTGCTCTTTATCTTTGCACAAGACAAGTTCGTGTGCTT ATGCTAACTTCATCAACTGAAAGATTTCTAAAGATCCAAAAGGAAGCTCCTTCTGAATACCAAAAGTACCTAGTCCAAGTGACAAAGTATCAGGCAGCAAAAAACTGCAAG ACATGGATAGTTGGAAAATGGATAACTCCAAGTGAGCAGAATTTTGCACCAACAGCAGCACATTTCCACCAGTTTGTGGTACCTCCTGTCTTTCCCTTTAGAAGTGACTGTACTTATGGTGATCTTGCTGCCATGAGATTGCCTCTAGATGTTCAAGGACTTGGATCTTGTGAG TATACAATGGAAAGAGGGGTAGTCCATGCATGCCATGCAGGAGGAGTGGTTCACTCATTGGAAGGCTGGACACACCATGAAGTTGGAGCTATTGATGTGCACAGGATCGACTTAGTTTGGGAGGCAGCTTTAAAACATGGATTAAAGCCAGTATCAAGTTTCAGACAGATTGATTAA
- the LOC104113592 gene encoding very-long-chain aldehyde decarbonylase CER3-like: protein MEAPLSSWPWQNLGSFKYLLYGPFFAKVTYSRYQEHSIWATWCLHVLILCSLRGIIYQLWSSFSNMLFLTRNRRIIKGGVDFRQIDKEWDWDNFVLLHALMATLAYYMFPNLVNLPIWDLSGLVVITILHIVISEPLYYFLHKCFHGSYLFSHYHSLHHSSAIPQPFTAGHATFLEQILLGGVIGIPILGSCLMGYGSVAIIYGYVLIFDFLRCLGHCNFEILPHQLFLAFPFMKYLLYTPTYHNLHHTEIETNYCLFMPLFDVLGNTLNPKSWDMHTKASVESGKNGRVPDFVFLAHVVDMTSALHVPYMFRSFSSTPFSTKLFLIPLLPLSFLAMLVMWLYSKPFLNTFYYLRGYLHQTWVVPRFGFQYFLPFAAQGINKQIEQAILRADRLGVKVISLAALNKNEALNGGGTLFVNKHPNLRVRVVHGNTLTAAVILKEIPKDITEVFLTGATSKLGRAIALYLCTRQVRVLMLTSSTERFLKIQKEAPSEYQKYLVQVTKYQAAKNCKTWIVGKWITPSEQNFAPTAAHFHQFVVPPVFPFRSDCTYGDLAAMRLPLDVQGLGSCEYTMERGVVHACHAGGVVHSLEGWTHHEVGAIDVHRIDLVWEAALKHGLKPVSSFRQID, encoded by the exons ATGGAAGCTCCATTGTCATCTTGGCCATGGCAGAACTTGGGAAGTTTCAAG TATTTACTGTATGGACCATTTTTTGCAAAAGTGACGTACTCAAGATATCAAGAACACAGCATTTGGGCAACTTGGTGTCTACATGTTCTCATATTATGTTCACTTAGAGGTATCATATATCAACTATGGTCTTCTTTCAGTAACATGTTGTTCTTAACTCGAAACCGCCGTATTATTAAAGGAGGAGTTGATTTTAGGCAGATTGACAAAGAATGGGACTG gGATAATTTTGTACTTCTTCATGCTCTAATGGCTACTTTAGCCTATTACATGTTCCCAAACCTTGTTAATCTTCCTATATGGGATTTAAGTGGATTAGTGGTGATCACAATCCTTCATATAGTAATTTCAGAACCCCTTTACTACTTCTTACATAAGTGCTTCCATGGAAGTTATCTTTTCAGCCATTATCATTCACTTCATCATTCTTCAGCTATACCTCAACCTTTTACAG CTGGTCATGCAACATTTTTGGAGCAAATTCTTTTAGGTGGAGTGATTGGAATTCCAATTCTAGGGTCTTGTCTCATGGGATATGGATCAGTAGCTATAATCTATGGCTATGTATTGATCTTTGATTTTTTAAGATGTTTGGGGCACTGCAATTTCGAGATTCTTCCTCATCAGCTCTTTCTAGCTTTTCCATTTATGAAGTATCTTCTTTACACTCCAAC GTACCACAACCTACACCACACGGAGATAGAAACCAATTATTGCCTATTTATGCCACTTTTTGATGTGCTAGGGAACACTCTTAACCCAAAATCATGGGACATGCACACAAAAGCAAGTGTTGAATCAG GTAAGAATGGGAGGGTGCCAGATTTTGTGTTCTTGGCGCATGTAGTAGACATGACATCGGCATTGCATGTACCCTATATGTTCAGATCATTCAGTTCAACTCCTTTCAGCACAAAGCTCTTCTTAATACCATTATTGCCTCTTTCTTTCCTTGCCATGCTTGTAATGTGGCTCTACTCCAAGCCCTTTTTGAACACTTTTTACTACCTCAGAGGCTACTTACACCAAACTTGGGTCGTCCCTCGCTTTGGTTTCCAG TATTTCTTGCCATTTGCAGCACAAGGCATTAATAAACAAATAGAGCAAGCAATTCTTAGGGCTGATAGATTGGGTGTCAAAGTCATCAGCCTTGCTGCATTAAACAAG AACGAGGCACTAAATGGAGGAGGGACACTATTTGTGAACAAGCATCCTAACCTTAGAGTAAGAGTCGTACATGGGAATACCTTAACTGCAGCTGTTATCCTTAAAGAAATTCCAAAGGACATCACTGAGGTTTTCTTAACTGGAGCCACCTCTAAACTTGGACGAGCTATTGCTCTTTATCTTTGCACAAGACAAGTTCGTGTGCTT ATGCTAACTTCATCAACTGAAAGATTTCTAAAGATCCAAAAGGAAGCTCCTTCTGAATACCAAAAGTACCTAGTCCAAGTGACAAAGTATCAGGCAGCAAAAAACTGCAAG ACATGGATAGTTGGAAAATGGATAACTCCAAGTGAGCAGAATTTTGCACCAACAGCAGCACATTTCCACCAGTTTGTGGTACCTCCTGTCTTTCCCTTTAGAAGTGATTGTACTTATGGTGATCTTGCTGCCATGAGATTGCCTCTAGATGTTCAAGGACTTGGATCTTGTGAG TATACAATGGAAAGAGGGGTAGTCCATGCATGCCATGCAGGAGGAGTGGTTCACTCATTGGAAGGCTGGACACACCATGAAGTTGGAGCTATTGATGTGCACAGGATCGACTTAGTTTGGGAGGCAGCTTTAAAACATGGATTAAAGCCAGTATCAAGTTTCAGACAGATTGATTAA